From a region of the Triticum aestivum cultivar Chinese Spring chromosome 7D, IWGSC CS RefSeq v2.1, whole genome shotgun sequence genome:
- the LOC123167888 gene encoding protein DETOXIFICATION 45, chloroplastic, whose translation MGMRALVSGQPALLCPRPSSLSSRARRAPGAASASASASPSSSSSSPWPSLSRLGTTIPKHAERLLPLPGLDFRRRRTVPPRLHALPLPQPQPLPQDDALEKEEEEEEDNALLLSGSLYPGTVSIELILLALPAVLGQAIDPMAQLMETAYIGKLGALELASAGIGVAIFNILSKIFNIPLLRIATSFVAEDISKNASKHYTSGKLEMPSVSSALVLAAAIGTIEALALFLGSGLFLKLMGVSPVSPMYASARLFLSLRALGAPANVIMLAVQGIFRGFKDTKTPVLFIGLGNLSAVVLLPLLIYGFKLGITGAAISTIASQYIIAILLMWSLSKRAVLLPPKMDQLEFGGYLKSGESMILLVHWSVVDSWCRLLKKFFRYVSVGLQSGMLLGRTLSILLTMTIGTSMAARQGPTAMAAHQICLQVWLAVSLLADALAVSAQALIASSYAILDYTRVQKVAMFALQIGLASGLALAVGLYISFGSIAKLFTNDPQILAAVSSCALFVCASQPVNALAFIFDGLHYGISDFNYVAQATIVVGVISSLVLLYAPHVFGLAGVWASLTTLMGLRMAAGILRLLWKSEPWSFLHEEPKTKVC comes from the exons ATGGGGATGAGGGCGCTCGTCTCGGGCCAGCCGGCGCTGCTATGCCCGAGGCCATCGTCCCTGAGCAGCAGGGCTAGGAGAGCACCGGGCGCCGCTTCTGCCTCCGCATCCgcatccccttcttcttcctcctcctccccatgGCCATCCCTATCCAGGCTGGGAACCACCATCCCCAAGCACGCCGAGCGCCTGCTTCCTCTTCCTGGGCTCGATTTCAGAAGGCGGCGCACCGTTCCCCCTAGGCTCCACGCGCTGCCTCTGCCTCAGCCTCAGCCTCTGCCTCAGGATGATGCTCttgaaaaggaggaggaggaggaggaggacaatgcTCTCTTGCT CAGCGGCAGCCTTTATCCTGGGACTGTTAGCATTGAGCTCATTCTTCTAGCCCTGCCTGCAGTCTTAGGCCAGGCCATCGACCCCATGGCGCAACTCATGGAGACCGCGTATATCGGCAAATTAG GGGCTCTGGAGCTAGCGTCTGCTGGTATTGGTGTCGCTATTTTCAACATCCTATCCAAGATTTTCAACATCCCCTTGTTGAGGATAGCAACCTCATTTGTGGCTGAGGATATTTCCAAGAATGCTAGCAAGCATTATACTTCAG GCAAACTGGAGATGCCATCTGTGTCTTCTGCTTTGGTTTTAGCTGCTGCTATTGGTACAATTGAAGCATTGGCATTGTTCCTCGGATCAGGATTGTTTCTTAAACTAATGGGCGTCTCACCT GTCTCTCCGATGTATGCTTCTGCGCGGCTCTTTCTTTCGCTGAGAGCCTTAGGAGCACCTGCAAATGTGATTATGTTAGCAGTACAGGGTATCTTTCGCGGATTCAAGGATACCAAGACTCCCGTACTTTTTATAG GTTTGGGGAATCTTTCAGCTGTGGTCCTTCTTCCTCTACTTATATATGGTTTTAAGCTTGGTATAACAGGAGCCGCAATTTCTACAATCGCATCCCA GTACATTATTGCCATTTTGCTTATGTGGTCTCTAAGTAAAAGAGCTGTTCTGCTTCCTCCAAAGATGGACCAGTTAGAGTTCGGTGGATATTTAAAATCTGGTGAATCTATGATCCTACTTGTTCATTGGTCAGTTGTGGACTCATGGTGTAGGCTACTGAAAAAGTTCTTCAGATATGTTTCTGTTGGCCTTCAGA GTGGCATGCTATTGGGAAGAACCCTCTCAATTCTGTTAACTATGACCATTGGTACATCAATGGCTGCTCGACAAGGCCCAACAGCTATGGCTGCTCATCAGATTTGTTTGCAAGTATGGCTTGCTGTATCTCTGCTTGCAGACGCTTTAGCAGTTTCTGCCCAG GCTCTGATTGCAAGCTCTTATGCAATACTGGACTACACAAGAGTCCAGAAGGTTGCGATGTTTGCTCTGCAG ATAGGACTAGCTAGCGGGTTAGCTTTGGCAGTTGGCCTGTATATCTCATTTGGCAGCATAGCAAAGCTATTTACCAATGACCCTCAGATCCTAGCGGCTGTGAGCTCCTGTGCATTG TTTGTCTGTGCCAGTCAACCAGTTAATGCCTTGGCATtcatctttgatggtctccatTATGGCATCTCAGATTTTAACTATGTCGCTCAAGCTACA ATTGTGGTTGGGGTGATATCATCGTTGGTCTTGTTATATGCTCCACATGTGTTTGGTCTGGCCGGAGTTTGGGCTAGTTTGACAACACTCATGGGATTGCGCATGGCTGCAGGCATCCTGAG GTTGCTATGGAAATCAGAACCTTGGTCATTTTTGCACGAGGAACCAAAAACCAAGGTTTGTTAA